One Phyllopteryx taeniolatus isolate TA_2022b chromosome 3, UOR_Ptae_1.2, whole genome shotgun sequence genomic window, GGCACCGATCCCGCGACCTCTCACATGCCGAGCGAGCGccctaccacttgagctaattcccccgtaATTTAATCAGTTATCtttaaaaatgtcaccaaagtgATCACTGCTATCTGAACTAATTACTGTCCTAGATATCAACTTCTATTTTCTCATCAACACAATTAATTATTCCTATAAAACATTTTAGCCTAAAATTCCGACTTGATTATAGTGAAATGACACCTTTATTATTGTAGTGTTACGGCTTTATTCTCGTACTTTCATGACTGAATGCATGTGgagttttttctcaaaataatatgccattattgttgtcgaataatgacatttttcttacaaaattactgcttcataaaatattttcaacaatACACCTTTATTTTCCTATTACGGCTGTATTCTTTTAAGATTATGCCTTTATTCTCTTAATTATAGAATTATATTCTTATAAAATGAACAACTGCTTTCTTACTTTTTGCAAACATGTTTATTATTCTACAAAAAAAGTGTATAGAACATTTTTTCTCTTAATATTTTGAGATTCAAATTCTTTTAAGGTGTCGACTTTGTGGTTTATCTAATCTAAGATGAATTGCGAATGCAACGATTTAAatagatctcaatcaatcaggCCCTTATAGCATCCTACCCACCTTGTCTCCTAGCGGAAGCATGTGCGTAGTGCCGCACTGCTCTTTAGCAAAGATTCATCTTGTAAAGAATAAGATGATGATTCATGTTGATTGAAGCGACAGAAGAAATTGCATTTTTCAAGCATCTCGTCAGCCGTCACATGATGAGATTGTCAGAGGAGCATTATTAAAAAGCGTGTGCGCTCAGACGACGTCATGTGCTTTTACTTGATTCGGGCAGCTGCTTTATGTGATGAACGCGCTCACGTCATTCTCGCTGCGAGATGAGATGACCCTCATGAAATGTGAATCACTGCGTTGTAATCAGGCATCTCTTCACTCTCCTGTGACACAAACACAAGGAGAAAAAGAGGTGGGTGGCTAATAGGCCTATCTGATCTCGTCAAGTGTCTCTGGACTCCACTCTGTCTACATGTTCATCCTTATCACGGAGCTTCACCTCCTCTCCACCTTCAGGGGGTTTTCTTCACTAACAGGTCAGCTTCCCTCGTCATGGAGATTCTATCTAAACACGACCTTTTTTAGTTTATATGCCGCATCTATGCTAATCTTCGAGGTCCACCATGTCTTTTCTGGACTCGCACAAGTTCTGTGCAGTAGCAAAAAAGCTCTGGATGGAAGTGAAAATGATGACTTTCAGTGTTGCGTCCATCAGTGAGTGACAGTTGAATGGAAAGGGTTTCCTAGTTAAAGAGCCTCTCAGTCTGCAGGTTTGTTTACCAAGCAAAGCTGGAGGACAGGACGGGCGCTGAGTTCTTATCAGAGGATTAGTCAATGGGACAATGATGAGCTCCCTTTGATAGAGCGGCTCGCCGCAGGTCAGATGTCATTTCCTTCTTTTACTGTGGAAGCATTTCTTCCAGAAATGCAGAAAGACACCGCCTGTCTGCCTATTAGCACTTAGTTCCAGttggcatatacagtaaatgtgttgttttgatgAGCCCTCGTAACATTTAAACTCAAAATAGCCACATCCTCACTGTCTTAACTAAATGCCTAACTTTCTGTCTGACGTATTAGTTTGATTTCTGTTTAAATAATTCACTTTTTACCCTACTAACTTTGTCTAACGAATTCACTTTTTATCAAACTATAGCAGTTAACTTTCTGTCTGTcaaactaactgactgactgactaaccatttgcacaataaatcTTTCTGTAACTTCACCCCAATTACCTTTGTCTAACTCATTTACCTTTTCTCTAACAAACTCACTGACTAACTGACGAACTGACTGACTAACTTACTAACTCTTTAGATAACTAAGTACTTAAAGGACCTATTATAGCGTCCATAAGTACcctatgtattttttgttttgctcaagaaaatgaaactggcagtcatttccaaaaaTATCAATCCTTTTTAGAGCAATTTGTCAATACTTAATTGCCTTTGGAACGCCCCTTTTACATCGCCAAAATCAATTTGCCGCCCATGTCTATGTGTGACATCAGCGACAGAGCTTTAGACCAAATTTGCGGCATAGCCATTGTGGACAAAAGAATGTattatactataaagtggcactattcactcatattttatatatcgtcGCCTTAGGGCAGAATCCCCCCTCCTCAAAAACTTTTCCAAACACCGCTTTTTTCAAGTTGGTGTTATactttatattgctatcatatacagTAACGTTGCACAGTCACTCACATCAATACAACCGACAATTGCTCATTTAATATGCTagaaaaatgctaatttattgctgcgtcattgattaaaatggtacaaacACGGCGCCAGCCAGCCGGCCATGCCCATCGAAGTCCGCTGTGGTCACACGACGCCACCACcatacaaaaagcctttaaaagcAAACGCCTGTCTCACGTTATACACCCAAACTCTTTTCAAAAGTCTCAGAGCCATGAgtgattcaataaataaaatgatgaccTGACAATgatctatgtactgtataaaggTAAAATTAAATGAATCTGCACGCACTTACCTCATGCGGCTGCCTTCCTTCTGCAACGAAGCATTAGAGCGAtcgattttaacaaaacaaccctactcaaatgtatcgaACCTCACTATTGGCACTCTTAATCGTCTAAAAAAAcccatccagactttcaatattgGCAACAATAGCACCGCAGAACACAAACCCGTTTAATGAGGGAATGTGCTCGTCTTCCGCTGCTGAAATCAGCAGGCTCACGCAGGATTCTGATCTAAATATGGGCGGCCCAAAacctggctgaaaatcaaatatgtaaTCAGAAAACAAGCGTAAAATGATTATggagtctattttggggggattttgcAGACATCGTCTTTaggtccagaactatggaatcaGTGGcaatgttcacagcattagCGAGGTCCTTTAACTGTTTGTCTAACTGTCACTCAAACGTATTGGCTATTTGTGTAACCATCTTTTAGTCTGGCCAATGCTCaaattaactaactaactagttTGTCTAATTAATAAAACTCCCTCTCTGTCTTTCTAATTTAACTTTTCTGATTTAAGTAACTTTCTTTATTTAACTTCCGAACAAATGAACTAACTAACAATTTGTCCAGCGACAGGCAAATACTGAGTGTAAGAgtgtattaaaataacattaatgAATAACGATGTAGAAATTCCCTGTTTATTGTAAACCTTACACGGCACATACATTAAACAAACGAAAGGATGACGTGCATAAAAACAGGACTTCAGAGATCtagtatttactttttaaaagcaGCCAAAACGGACACTCAAATCAGTTCAAATGATCTTTACTTATGTACAAATATCGCATATTACAAATTTGCCCAAGAGCGTgcgtgtacatttttatttcgaGTGCATTGTCAGCAGCCTCTGAGAGCCTCCAGTGCACACATGAAGCCCCCCTCTCTGTTTTTGACATCAGCAGACACACTGTGATAACTCCAACCATACACTCCACTGTTCCCATATCCAACCATGTTGTTATAATGGCCCAAAGTTGCATCGTGAGCAGGCAGGAAAAGCGACGTTGCCCCGCACGGCCTCCCGTTGCGGACCAGTACCGGCACGGGCACCCTCTTGGGTGCCAGCTCCAGATTCCTGTCCTGACTTTGGCGCTTGCACTTGTACCtgcggttctggaaccagaTCTTGACCTGGGTGGAAGTGAGCTTGATGACAAGAGCCAGCTGCTCCCTTTCCGCCGCCGACAGGTACCGCTGCCGGCGGAAGCGACGCTCCAGCTCGCTCACCTGAGCCCGGGAGAAGAGCACGCGTGGCCTGCGAGAGGACCGACCTCCTTTGGTATCTCCTTCGCTCTGCATACAAGTTTCTATTGACAAACACAtcattacaatgcaattgtagtGCAGGCCACTCAACACACTCCTGTAATGGAACATGTCTTTTCTTACTGATTGAACATTAAAACGcacacgcacagcttgggctctggtaccagtcctctcgagaggggttggactctcttccactctggagttgcccaaggTGAGAGgggccgagcaggtgtgggtatacttattgctccccggctcagcgcctgttcGTTGggtttcaccccggtggacgagagggtagcctccctccgccttcgggtggtccctgtacgaccggtgtcagagtttggtccgcattgccggcagtaagtcggactcgtttccggtgagggttggactctgaatgaatgaatgagggttggactctgccaaggctctgccctttgtcaccgattctgttcataacttttatggacagaatttctaggcgcagccgaggcatagagggggtccggtttggtggcctcagtattgcatctctgctttttgcagatgatgtgtcggggatgagatcctgccccaagtggaggagttctagtatcttggggtcttgttcacgagtgagggaagaatggaacggaagatcgacaggcggatctgtgcagcgtctgcagtgatgcggactttgtatcgatccgtggtggtaaagaaggagctaagccggaaggcgaagctctcgatttaccggtcgatctacgttcctaccctcacctatggtcacgagctgtgggtcgtgactgaaagaacaagatcccggatacaagcggccgaaatgagtttcctccgcagggtgtccgggctctcccttagagatagggtgagaagctcggtcatccgggaggatctcagagtagagtcggtgctcctccacatcgagaggagccagatgaggtggctggggcatctgattcagatgcctcccagacacctccctggtgaggtgttcagggcacgtcccaccgggagaagaccccggggacgacccaggacacgctggagagactacatccttcggctggcctgggaacgcctcgggatccccccggaagagctggatgaagtggcttgggagagggaagtctgggcgtccctgctaaagctactgcccccgcgacccgacctcggataagcatacaatatatgtatgtatacacacagtatgttttatatatacaagGTTTTATTTTACGGTATATtagttgtatttgtgtttttgttttgttttgttaaaacacAATCATATTAGCAAACAATTTAGTGATGGAAATAATTGTCAAATCGTAAAGTACTTTTGCATGCAACGTTACACACTTGTAATTGTATCTTATATTAAATCGTTTATAATAAATATGACAATAGACTATGGACTATGACTATATGGCTGATGTTTCATGTTTGCACTGAAATGTGcaactttatttaaaatattaatgagGTTTAGACTAACTCAAGAAATTACAGATGAACTCAAGAAGTCTTATTTCCGCTTTCGTTAAAGTTCAGTGATCTTATAGAAAAGAATTATCCGCTCACTCTTCCACTTTAGGAATCAAATCTAATTTAATGTCGAAAAGTATTGCTGGTGTAAATATCGCAACACTAATGCTAAATGTGCAGTTTTCAATTCAATTGTATTATTGTGCGTGCACTGCATACTGAGAGgtgattttcaaaaatgttggtaaCCTTATTTGGGTGCATTCATTCAcatgaatatgaaaatatttatattagaaacagctgtcAGTGCTGCTGCAATGCTGTATACACCAAAtcagtgtttctttttgttttctaacTATTGATGATGAGGTTGAAAGGACTGTTCGTCATCCAACATCTGGTAGCAGAGGTGCAACTAGTTTCTTACCATGTTTCTTCATGTCATCCTCCACCGCTGCGTCGTGTGTGAAAAGCTCCTTTTGAGTTTCGTGCATGTTGTGAAGATGCACTGGAGCCACTTGGTCAGCCATCAGAACCTCATTTTTAAAGCCACCCTGCTGTTCCAGCTTCAAAATATCCTTGACTGAAAACGGTGTAGACGAGCTGGGATGCGTCATCGCTCTTTTTCACGTGTTATATATAATATTCTTCTTGCTTGATGCTGCCTGACCCCCTGATAGTGAGTGGCAGAGTGGTCCCGAGCAGCTTTTAAACTCATACAAGGGcccaaggaaagaaaaaaaaaagttgtcatctgtcatctgtttccccccccccaaaaggagCCAACAGACAGGCTGCAACACTCTGATCTCCTGCTAAATGCTTCTCACCTTACACCTGAACACACCACACCAGGAGGACTGAATGCATGGGGGTTAGGGGTACACTAATTAACAAATAAGTGGGCTTAATGGTATCTGACAGGCAGTGCGAGTCGGATGACATAAACAATATATCTGCCATTGGGTCCTAATTGTAGACCGCAGACACCGGTTCATCCATTACAAATATTCTGATAGAAATGCTCCATTTTGATTGATGCTGTCATTTTGATTGATACCCATTTAACAtcataaccaaaatattagaaacacctttcAGTAGTTTTATACACCACTTCAAAATTCAACCACAATCATAAACATTATTCAATT contains:
- the nkx2.7 gene encoding NK2 transcription factor related 7; the encoded protein is MQSEGDTKGGRSSRRPRVLFSRAQVSELERRFRRQRYLSAAEREQLALVIKLTSTQVKIWFQNRRYKCKRQSQDRNLELAPKRVPVPVLVRNGRPCGATSLFLPAHDATLGHYNNMVGYGNSGVYGWSYHSVSADVKNREGGFMCALEALRGC